In bacterium, the sequence ATAAACTTAAATTTTTCTTGTCTATTTTCTAACACGATTACATAGATTGCTTCGTCGCTTACGCTCCTCGCAATGACTTTCTTTCATCTTAATTCTTCCATTATCCTGAAACAGTTAAATGTTTCTTAATCATTTCTTTGTAGTTTTGGCAGTAGTTCTCTATAAAACGGCTGTCTTCAAAAAGAGGCAGAAGGTCTTCTTTTAGATAGGATGGGGTTATTTTTTCGGTTTTTTCCAGCAGCATTAGATGTATTTTACTCATATCGTCAGTATTTAAAACATCTTTTAACCTTTCTAAATCAGGTTTGATCCCTTTTTGAAGAAACCAGAGAATGTCATAATAATCTCTGCCTTTAAAAGTTATTTTATCTCCTTTCCCTTTTTTGAAAGTTCTTTTCAGGATAGCAATGATTTTTGAAGACATGAGGGTTTCCAGAGAGTAGGTTCGCATTAAAAAATTAAGATTAAATTTTGCTATAGGAATAAACTCGGTTTGATAATATCTTGAAATATTTTGAGCAATCTCTACTTTTACATAAAGCTTATTGCTCTCAGGCTTTTTGGCTGCTCCAAGCGTATAAAGAATAGGAAACTTCAGGTAAATCTTTTTTTGCTTTCCACGGATACTGGCTTCTATTTTTGGAAAACGCCGGCTCTTTCTGAAGTAATCAAGAATATCTTCGGTCAAATTTTCTTTGTCAATTTCCTTTCCCCATTCCAAATCTAAATCCAAGTCCTCAGAAAGACGATTTAGGCTATAACCAATCCTTAAAGCGCTACCTCCTGTAAAAGCTAAGTCTTTGCCGTAAGAAGAATTAAAAATAAAATCCAGTACATAAAATTGAAGGACCTCTTTTAAAAAATTGCGAATAATATCATTAGACAATCCCTGTCTTTTTTTTTCTTCAACTAAATTTTTAAGAATTTCTTCCATTATAAATATTCCTTTCTAATATCTTAGATATTTTTTCCATTTTCTTTGACATGGATTTTGAGACATATTTCTTAAATAATAAGAAATCGCTAAAAGAAAAATTTTCCCAATTAATTCTTAAGCTCTCTAAAATTTCAGTGTTAAGATCTCCCAGATTTCTTTTTAAATAAAGAAAATCAAAAAGGGCTTTAGCTTTGGTAGCTACAAAGTATATATTCTGATAAAAAGAAACTTCTTTAAATCCAAAATAAAGAGCCTCTTTAATGTTTGAATATTTATATGTTCCCAATGAATTCTGATAGGAGCGGCCTGTTTTTAACGTAATAGATGTCAAAGGATAGGTGGCTTCAGTTAAAAGGTTATATTTTGACAGAACATATTCTAAACTTAAGTAAGAGGGAAATTTTAATTTTGAAGCGATAAACTCTTTAAATCCCGTTTTGTTCGGTTCTTTAAGATAGTATACATCAGTGGTATATAATCCCTTTTTTAGTTTAGCGATCCGCTCATTTTCCAAAGAGCGTTTTATTCTCTCGTTAAGAGCAAATTCTAAACCCTTAAAATAAATTCTAATATTTTTTTTGCTAAAACATGGCATTTCTTCAAATGGTTCAAAAATATCCGCTTTTGTCATTTTGTTTCACTTTTAGTATGTATTATGTACTAATTCTAAAATAAAAACACAATAAAAACAAGTTATTATTATGTAATTTTTACCTCTTCAAACATCTAACTGAATGTTGTTTTTTGACTTCAAACAATCCTGGTTTGACTTTCTTGCATATTCTAGCGGCTTCCCTGCATCTTGGATGAAACCTGCACCCTGTGGGAAATTCTGCTGGATTTGGCACAGAGCCCGGAATAACTTCCAGCTTGCCTTTTTCTTTTTTTAAGTTTGGCGCAGACTTTAGAAGAGCTTCTGTATAAGGATGTAGCGGACTGGCAAAAACTTGTTTTACATCTGCCTCTTCTACAATTTCTCCTCCATACATTACTATAACTCGCTGAGCAACTTGGGCGACTATACTTAAATCGTGAGTTATTAATAGAATTGACATATTGAGTTTCCTCTGCAGACTTTTTAGCAGGGAAAGTATTTGCGCCTGAATAGTAACATCCAGAGCAGTTGTTGGTTCGTCTGCAATCAGGAGCTGTGGCTTTGTAATTAGAGCCATAGCAATCATTGCTCTCTGCTGCATACCTCCGCTGAGCTGATGCGGATATGTATTAAATATTCTTTGCTGATCCTGCAGACCAACCGTTTTTAAGATATCAATTGTGTCTCTGTATGCCTGAGCTTTCGAAGTAGATTTGTGTGTGAAGATAGCTTCCAGAATTTGATTTCCGATAGTGAGAGTTGGATTAAGGCATGAGAGAGGTTCTTGAAATATCATGGATATATTATTGCCTCTTATTTTTCTCAACTGCTTATTCCCTAATTCCAGAAGATCTGTATCCTTGAAATTTATCTTTCCTCCCACAATCTTTCCTTGGGGAGAGATGAGCTTTAGTATTGAGAGAGCAGCTGTACTCTTGCCGCATCCACTCTCACCAACAATCGCTACAATCTCTTTGGGCCGAATAGAAAAGCTTGCATCATCAACAGCTTTAAGTACTTGTTCTCCCAGATAAAAATAGGTCTTTAGATTTTGAATATCCAATAAGTTATCCATGCATGTCTCGTATTTTGCTAACTACATTTTTTATAATTTCAGGTGATGTTGAGGCTCCGGCGCTTATTCCAATCTTCTCCTTATCCTTCAGCCATATAAAGTTTATATCCTGGGCTGTTTCTATGTGATAGGTTTTTACACCTGTCTCTTTACTGACTTCAACTAATCGTTTTGTGTTTGCGCTGTTATAGCCTCCAATCACTATCATTATATCAGAGCGTTTTGCCAGCTTCTTGGCAGCGTTTTGTTTTCTTATGGTGGTTTCACATATCGTATTGTATATTCTTAACTCATTGGAGTAGGGAAGCATAGCTAAAGATATTTCTCTAAGGTTCCATATACCCTGAGTTGTCTGCGAAACTATACCGATTTTTTTCTCCCTCTCGAGTCTTTTAATATCAATTTCAGCTTTGTTCTCAACAACCTGAAAGTTAGTTCCACAGAAGCCTACGATGCCTTTTGTTTCAGCATGATTTTTATCTCCTATAATGACGATATGGTATTTATCTTTCTTTAGCTGTTCAGCATATTTCTGCGCCTTCTTTACTAACGGGCATGTAGCATCAATAATTTTCAGGTCTTTTTTATAGGCTTCTTCAATCAGTGCTGGTTCAAGTCCGTGCGCAGGGATGACTAAAATTCCCTCTTTTATGATTGAGATATCTTTAACTATTTTTAGCCCTCTAGCCGTGAGATTCTTTACTACCTGCGGGTTATGAATTATTGGGCCCATGCAGTAAATATTCTTTTCTTTCTTAAGGGTCTGTTCAACTATTTTAATGGCTCTTTTTACGCCAAAACAGAATCCAGAATGGTTTGCTACTTCAATTTTCATTTTAATATCTTCTAAATAAACTGTATTATATCAGAATAAGTTCTAAAGTGTAAAATTTGGAGGGATTAAATTATGAAGCTTGAGGATAATCATAAGTGTTTTGTATGCGGCAAGAAAAATCCAGATGGATTAAAGATTGATTTTAAAGTTTCAGATAATAGGATTCAGGCAGAGTTTGTCCCCCGCAGTTCTCTTCAAGGTTATGCAAACATAGTGCATGGCGGTATTATAAGCACTCTTCTGGATGAGGCAATGGGGAAGCTGGCTTTTGAACTCGGAATTAATTGTCTTACAGCTGAAATCAATGTGAGATTTAAAAATCCGGCTTATGTAGGCAAGAAGTACGTTCTAACAGGCGAACTTCTGAAAAAAACTCATAGGATTGTATTTGCAAAAGCAAAAGTACAGTCTGAGTCAGACTTGCTTATCGCTGAAGCAACAGGCAAGCTTATGGTTGTTTAGGAATCAGAAAATTTCTTGCCATCAATATAAAATTTTGTATAATACACACTGTTCTGTTTTAAACTGAACAGGGCCCATAGCTCAGCCTGGTTAGAGCGCCGGACTCATAATCCGTTGGTCCAAGGTTCAAATCCTTGTGGGCCCACCACCTGTTTTACCGGGGTTTATCTAAGTGCAATCGGTTTTCTGAGAATTTCTGACATTATAATGCCTGTTCTAGCGTCAGATATCCCCAATGATAATG encodes:
- a CDS encoding nucleotidyl transferase AbiEii/AbiGii toxin family protein: MEEILKNLVEEKKRQGLSNDIIRNFLKEVLQFYVLDFIFNSSYGKDLAFTGGSALRIGYSLNRLSEDLDLDLEWGKEIDKENLTEDILDYFRKSRRFPKIEASIRGKQKKIYLKFPILYTLGAAKKPESNKLYVKVEIAQNISRYYQTEFIPIAKFNLNFLMRTYSLETLMSSKIIAILKRTFKKGKGDKITFKGRDYYDILWFLQKGIKPDLERLKDVLNTDDMSKIHLMLLEKTEKITPSYLKEDLLPLFEDSRFIENYCQNYKEMIKKHLTVSG
- a CDS encoding ABC transporter ATP-binding protein, whose product is MDNLLDIQNLKTYFYLGEQVLKAVDDASFSIRPKEIVAIVGESGCGKSTAALSILKLISPQGKIVGGKINFKDTDLLELGNKQLRKIRGNNISMIFQEPLSCLNPTLTIGNQILEAIFTHKSTSKAQAYRDTIDILKTVGLQDQQRIFNTYPHQLSGGMQQRAMIAMALITKPQLLIADEPTTALDVTIQAQILSLLKSLQRKLNMSILLITHDLSIVAQVAQRVIVMYGGEIVEEADVKQVFASPLHPYTEALLKSAPNLKKEKGKLEVIPGSVPNPAEFPTGCRFHPRCREAARICKKVKPGLFEVKKQHSVRCLKR
- the ispH gene encoding 4-hydroxy-3-methylbut-2-enyl diphosphate reductase gives rise to the protein MKIEVANHSGFCFGVKRAIKIVEQTLKKEKNIYCMGPIIHNPQVVKNLTARGLKIVKDISIIKEGILVIPAHGLEPALIEEAYKKDLKIIDATCPLVKKAQKYAEQLKKDKYHIVIIGDKNHAETKGIVGFCGTNFQVVENKAEIDIKRLEREKKIGIVSQTTQGIWNLREISLAMLPYSNELRIYNTICETTIRKQNAAKKLAKRSDIMIVIGGYNSANTKRLVEVSKETGVKTYHIETAQDINFIWLKDKEKIGISAGASTSPEIIKNVVSKIRDMHG
- a CDS encoding PaaI family thioesterase, producing the protein MKLEDNHKCFVCGKKNPDGLKIDFKVSDNRIQAEFVPRSSLQGYANIVHGGIISTLLDEAMGKLAFELGINCLTAEINVRFKNPAYVGKKYVLTGELLKKTHRIVFAKAKVQSESDLLIAEATGKLMVV